ATTGCATGTTTAAGCTTAGTTCTAAAAATAACGATTAAGCTACTACATAAAAGTAAAATAGCGAGCCATGCAGTCCACTTTGGTAACGGCTCTGGTTGTACGAAATCGGCTTGCCCAAAGACCGCAAAGCCAATAGCAAGACCAATAAAAGCCCCAAAATAAAGCTTAAACAGCAACATAAATGAGTCCATAACGCGAGCTGTGCCCGATACTAAATGTCTGGCTGCGAGTTCAGCAAGGCCAAGTGCAAGGGCTAAACCGGGTATAAACACAATAATGGCAGAAAGCACAATTAATCGAATGTTGATGTGTGCATCCAAATGAACGCTAATAGCACAAGCAAGAATAGCCGACACTATTGCCACTAATGGCTCAAGCATGTGAGCCACACGTTTCGAACGGGCCGACCACAATACAAATAAGTATACAATAAAGGTTAATAACCCAGACCACAGAACATCATTCCAACTGGTGCCCATAAGCATTGCAAATGCGCCGCCAGAGGTGGCAAAGGCAACGCCTGTCAGCACTCTGTTATAAGGATTTGGGGCATCAAAAATAATATCAAGTTGCTGATCAACCTCTTGCAACGTGAGCTCACCATTAAGCATTTTATTAACTAGGTCATCGGTATCGGCAAGTGAACCTAAATCGTGATCGCCTGGGTCAACACGGGCAACATGGGTATATTCATCTTCATGGCCATCGGTCCAAATAACAAAGGTAACCGACGTGGGCGACATAACAAACGATGATTTAAGATCTAAATAAGTCGCCACTTCCATTAAGTGGGCTTCTAAGCGATAGGCAGGTGTACCGTATTTATGGAGCATTTTGCCCAATTTAACGATAAATTTGCGTTTTTCAGTAAACGTTGCGGTTTTCAAATTTGTTTTGAACCAACTATTAAATAACTAAGCTAAAAATATAGGCAATAATGCTAAAATTGCCCAAGTTTATTTGCGGCGATTTTAAACACAAATCGCCGCCTGTCTAGTGATTTTTAATGTTATTTTTTATTTTTTTCTGCTATCCACTGCGACATATATTGTGTGCTGCGCATGGTATGGTGTTTGAGCATTTGACCCGTGAAATTTTTCATCCGGTGAGCATCTAAATTACTGCTTATTGAGTCGATTTTTTCAATTAATTGAGCACTTAACTGTACTTTGTCATACAGAGTATTAAGCAGAAGGCCGCCAGCGGCTTGTGCTTCGCTAAATTTAGCCTCGTTGTTGTATAAAGAAACTGCGGCATCTGCAAAAGCTTGCACATCTGCTGTTACCACACCTGGCCACGGCAACGTGCTGTGCATACCTTCGCTACCAATAGGCGTGGTGATGCTTGGGGTTTGCATGATCATGGCTTCTAAAAGTTTACCTTTAATACCTGCCCCAAAACGCAAAGGAGCTAAGCAAATACGCGCACTTTGCATTACCTCATACGCATCATCGGCCCAACCTTTAATTAAAAAGCCGGTTTTAGGATTATTAAGCGCGGTGGCTTTTGGCGGTGGGTAAGACCCATAAATATGCAATTCTGCCTGCGGTAGTTGTTTGCGGATAAGCGGCCAAATTTTTTGTAAATAGAGTACCGCATCCCAGTTTGGGGCATGTCTAAAATTACCAATGGTCATAAAGTGTTGGCGTTGTTGATACGATTTAGTTTGCTCAGGTAAGGCACTTAAATCAACCATAAAAGGTAAGTGATGCAACACGCTAGGCTCAACTTTAAACACTTCATTGAGTAGTTCCATCTCATAGCTTGAGATAATTAAGCTGAGATCACAGCGTAAAATAGCGGCTATTTCACGTTTAGCTATGTCTGATAGTAAATCGCTGTGGTTGAATTCGCGCTCACCTTTATGCGCCTCATGGCGTGCATTACGCAGGCATTGTAAATCTTCGGTGTCTAAAATTTTAAGCGCATTAGGACAATGCTTATCTACGCGCCAGCCAAACTGCTCTTCCATCATAAAACGATCGAACATCACTAAATCGGGGTTGTAAGCTTTAACATAGTCATCAAAACTATCGCAGTTAAGAGCGATGCTTTGGCTGGTTATACCAAAGTCGGCAAGGTCAACCATGTGTTCGGTAGGCAGTGCGGGCGTGGCGAACTCAACATCCCAATTTTGCGCCCTAAACGCATTTAGTAACGACATCATGTGCGTACCTGCAGCAGATGAATTGGGCTCTGGCCATACATAGCCAATTACCAGCACTTTTTTCATTGGCTAGATTCTCTAATTATTTGATGGAAAAACAGACTCAAACACAGTGGTATATTTTTAAAAGCTGTAACGGTATTTAAAAAGCAGAGTTTTTTTTTCGAAAAACTAAAATGCTGCAAATTAATAGACATAAACAACCAATTTTAGCGTTGAGTAAATAGGCGTGTATTTTAGCGTATTCAGGCTACTTAAGTCATTACTTAGCTTAACACTTTATGAATGGTGCAAAACGTGTTTATATATCCGGTAATATTTAACAATAAAAAGGATGAAAACATGAATGCTTTTAGGCTGTTAATTGCCTTGGTAGGCTGCATTGTTTTATTGCCTGCAAGTTATGCAGAGCAAGGATATCAAACCCCTTCACCAGCGCTTGCTACACTTGTAGATGCTAAGTTAGCACCAACTAGTTCTTTATCAAGTGATGGACAGTGGCTGGCTTTGTTTGAACGCAAGCGTGTTGTGTCGCTTGATGAGCTGGCAAAAGAAGAATTTAAGCTTGCGGGGATCAAGCTCAACCCAGCTAACTTTTCACGCTCACGGGTAAGTGCCAAATACAGTGCTTTAGAACTTAAGCATGTAGAAAGTGGTACTGTGGTTAACGTAAATAATTTGCCGCAGGGGATCATTCGCTCTCCTCGCTGGTCAGCAAATAGCGAGTATTTAGCGTTTATTGTTGAACAACCGGATAACGCACGACTTTGGGTTTATAGCGTTAAAACCAAGCAAGCAAAGCAGTTAAATGAGTTTGCACTAAATTCAGTATTAACCGCTACACCTTATCAGTGGTTACCCGATAGCACAGCGATTGTGGCGAATTTAGCGGTTAACTTAGACAAACCCAGATTAACCAATGATACCCAAAGCACAGTACCAGTTATTCAACAAAGTAGCGGTGAAAAAGCCCCGGCGCGTACTTATCAAAACTTATTAACCAGCCCATTTGATGAAGCACAATTTAAATTTTATGGTCAAGGTCAATTAGCGTATATCACGCTTGATGGTAAAGCACAGCCAATTGGCCGTGCTGGCTTATTTAAATCGTTTTCAATTTCGCCTGATTCAACCAATATTTTAGTCGCGACCATCGACGAGCCATTTTCGTATCAAGTCCCTTACAGCCGTTTTGCAACTACATGGCAAATATGGGGAATGCGTGGATATGCATTAGTCGAGTTGGCAAAGCAACCCCTTGCCGACAACATTCCACAAGGGTATGACAGTGTTCGCACTGGTCGTCGTGATTTTGAGTGGCGAGCCGATCAGGGTGCGGAGGTTATTTGGGCCGAAGCGCAAGATGGCGGCGATATGAAAACTGAGGTTGAGCATCATGATTACCTTTATAGTTTACGAGCACCATTTAAACGCGACCCTAAATTATTTGCCAAAGTAGAGCGTCGTTTTGCAGGCATACAATGGGGTAATGACAACATTGCCATGCTAAGTGATTGGCGCTTTAGTGACCGACAAGTGCGCACTTATGTAATTCAACCACGTAATGCTGATAGTAACCGCGTGTTATTTTCAGAGCGAAGCTACAATGATGCCTATAAAGATCCTGGTAGTGCCATATATGAACGAAACGACTTAGGCACGCGTGTTATAAAAGTCGTAGGCGGACGTTACATTTACCTTCGTGGAAACGGTGCATCTGAGCAAGGAAATATTCCATTTTTAGATCAATATGATGTAAAAACAAATAGTACTAAGCGAGTATGGCAATCGGCTGCACCTTACTACGAGCGAGTGCGAGCTTTATTAGACGATGAAGGTAAGCGTATTATCACTATTCGTGAATCTAAAACGCAGCAGCCTAACTTTTTTATTCGTGATTTAGATAAAGATAGCTTAACGCAACTGACCCAATTTGAGCATCCGTATCCAGCATTTAAAGGGGTGACTAAAGAGCAATTACGTTATACCCGCGATGACGGTGTTGAGCTTTCAGGTACGCTTTATTTACCGCCAGGGTATGACAAAACACAAGGGCCTTTACCTGTTCTGATGTGGGCATATCCACTTGAATATAAAGATAAAGCGGTTGCTTCACAAGTACGCGAATCAGAATACGAATTTACCTACATAGGTTACTGGGGCCCAATGCCTTATTTAGCTAAAGGAATTGCGGTATTTGACGATCCTAAAATGCCGATTGTAGGTGTTGATGGCAGTGAGCCAAATGATCACTTTAGAAAACAGCTGGTTTCTAGCGCCAAAGCAGCGGTAGATGTACTGGTTGAAAAGGGTATTGCTGATAAAGATAATATCGCCATTGCAGGGCACTCTTACGGTGCATTCATGGTGGCTAACTTATTAGCGCATAGCGACTTATTTAAGGCTGGTATTGCCCGAAGTGGTGCGTATAACCGCACATTAACGCCGTTTGGTTTTCAAGGTGAAGAACGTGATTTTTGGCAAGCACAAAGTGTGTACGCAAACATGTCGCCGTTTTTCCATGCTGAGAAGATTAACGAACCTATGTTAATGATCCACGGTCAAGAAGATCCGAATTCGGGAACTTTCCCAATGCAAAGTGAACGTATGTATGCTGCACTTAAAGGCTTGGGTAAAGAAGCGCGTTTAGTGATGCTTCCTTACGAAGCCCACGGCTACCGTGCCCGTAAAAGCTTATTACATGTACTGTGGGAGCAAGAGCAGTGGCTTGATAAGTACTTGCTAAGTGATAACGTTGAACCAGTTGATATGGAAGAACAACCGATTCAATAGTGTATTATGCCGTGAGATCAAGAAGATCCACTCTTAATCTCACGGCACTTAAAAAATAAGGCTTTCGAGCTACGGGTCTCGGGCTAAGCTCGTTACCCTTAGCCCGAGTCTCGACGCTGTTACTTCTAATTTATCGGAAGCTATTTCACCTTTGGCTTTTTTCCTTTACCCTTTCATTCATAATTAACACCATTTTATTAACCTATTGCGAGCTTTAAATGATTGATGTAGCTGCACTTGCGGTATTTGTTCCTACGTTCTTTTTTGTGTCTATTACTCCGGGTATGTGCATGACACTGGCCATGACTTTAGGCATGAGTATAGGCGTGCGCCGAACTTTATGGATGATGATTGGTGAGCTATTAGGTGTCGCCAGTGTTGCGGTAGCCGCGGTGCTAGGTGTAGCCAGTGTTATGCTTAATTACCCTAGTGCATTTGATATTTTAAAATGGCTAGGTGGCGCTTATTTAATCTACATCGGCATTAATATGTGGCGTGCGAAAGGAAAAATGTCGGTTGATACACATAACGCAACAGCGGTGAGCCGATATTCATTATTTTCACAGGGGTTTGTAACCGCCATTGCCAATCCAAAGGGATGGGCGTTTATGATTTCCTTATTACCTCCTTTTATTAACGTACAATACAGTGTTGCGCCCCAGTTAGCGGTGCTGGTGGCCATTATTTTGCTCTCAGAGTTTATCTGTATGATGATTTATGCAACAGGTGGTAAAAGCCTGCGGTTATTTTTAACCAAAGGCAATAACATTAAGTGGATGAATCGTATTGCGGGGAGTTTAATGGTGCTAGTAGGAGTTTGGCTTGCAATTAGTTAACTATAAACAAGCCTTAACCTGAACTTAGCTTATTTAAATAGCTGAAAATGATGCGTTAAGTGCTTTAATTGCAGCTTTTGTTTTTGCTGCTAACGTGTCGCGTGCAAGCGTTAGAGCAAATACATCGTAATGGGGAAGCTGCCAATCAGTGCATATTTCTAAAAGTTCTCCTGTAGCTAAGAAATGGCGTACTTCAGGCTCTGGCAAAATAGCATAGCCTAACTCATCGAGAACAAATTGAATCACAGTTTGCATATTATTAATGGCAATACGTGCTTTTGGTAGTGTTGTGCTTTCACCGCGGGTAAGGTGCGTAAGCGCCGGATCAACAGCTATATGTGCAATGCGGTTATGCGCTTTTAGGTCATCCAGTGTGATTTTTGGTTGCTGTGCTAGTGCATGATTTTTATGAACACACAGTATTAATGGCCAACTAGCGAGTTGGCGTGCAATTAAGTTTGAGTCTTCGAGAGGACCAATCGCCAACACCAAATCAATACCTGTTCTGATCATATCAATCGGCTCGTCAGAAAGCGTTAAGTGCACATCTATATCACTAAATTGGCTAATTAAATGCTTTACAGGCTCGCTTAATAACCCACCACCAAAACCAACAGGGGCGGCTAGTTTTAATTGCCCACTCGGACAATTTTGTAAATGCTGTAATTGTTCTGAAGTAGCTGTTGCAACGGCAAGCATTTGTAAACAACTTTGATAATACAGTTCACCCGCCTCGGTAAGCGTTAATTCTCGAGGGCTGCGATTAAATAAACTCAAACCTACATCTAGCTCTATTTGTTTTATTTGCTGGCTAATTGCAGAGGTTGTCATTAAAAGGTCTGCGGCAGCTTTACTCATACTTCCCGTTTGTACTGTGCGAACAAATATATTCAGGGTTTTAGTTAACTTATCACTCATACCGTTAAGCCTTACTTAAATTAGCTTTAATAAAAATAACGTTGTGAGAAAGGGAACTTCTCACTATTATCGCAAACGCTAATTATTATCATTTACATGCTAAATGTCACGGAGAAATATCATGAACACGGTAAGTTGTAAGTTAAGGCCGGTAACTGCATTTATTTTAAGTACTTTTGCAATTGCTAACCCTGCTTTTGCTGATGAAAAAAAACAAGATATGGAAGTAATGGTTGTCACTGCTTCTGGTTACGAACAAATGCTCAAAGAGGCACCTGCAAGTATTAGTGTTATCGACAGAGCGCAGCTAGAAAAACGCTTTTATCGTGACTTAACCGACGCAATGGCTGATATTCCGGGTGTAATAGTGACTGGCGGAGGTGACAGAAAAGATATTAGCTTGCGTGGTATGGCAAGCCAATACACGCTTATTCTTATTGATGGGCAACGCCAAAGTTCAAGAGAAACACGACCAAATAGTGATGGCCCGGGCGTAGAAGGTGCTTGGACGCCGCCAATTTCAGCGATTGAACGTATTGAAGTAATACGTGGCCCTATGTCGTCGTTGTATGGCTCTGATGCTATTGGTGGTGTGATCAATATTATTACCCGTAAAGCGCCAGAGCAGTGGTATGGAGAACTGCGTTTAGACAGCACCATTCAAGAGCAAAGCCAGTCAGGTGATATAAACCAAGCCAGCTTTTTCACTTCTGGTGGCATTATTCCAGATCTATTGGGCGTGCAATTATACGGTCAATTTTCAAAGCGAAATGAAGATGATTTTACTGCAGGATTTCGAGGCAAAGAACAAAGTAATGTAAAAGCTAAGTTCATATTAACACCTAATGATAGTCACGAATTAATGTTTGAACTTGGCTCGGCAAAACAAACATTAGATGAAACCCTCGGCAAAACAGTTGCCGAGCTTGCTCCAGGAGAAAGTTGTGGTCGACGTGGCTGCCCTGAATCAGCAACTACTGAGTATGAGCAACAAACATACTCTATGTCACACAATGGTTTTTA
The genomic region above belongs to Pseudoalteromonas undina and contains:
- a CDS encoding threonine/serine ThrE exporter family protein, with translation MKTATFTEKRKFIVKLGKMLHKYGTPAYRLEAHLMEVATYLDLKSSFVMSPTSVTFVIWTDGHEDEYTHVARVDPGDHDLGSLADTDDLVNKMLNGELTLQEVDQQLDIIFDAPNPYNRVLTGVAFATSGGAFAMLMGTSWNDVLWSGLLTFIVYLFVLWSARSKRVAHMLEPLVAIVSAILACAISVHLDAHINIRLIVLSAIIVFIPGLALALGLAELAARHLVSGTARVMDSFMLLFKLYFGAFIGLAIGFAVFGQADFVQPEPLPKWTAWLAILLLCSSLIVIFRTKLKHAIWSIASGFIAYGTSIGPAIYLDLNYTLGTFIGAFSVGVFSNLFNRVANAPASIVAMQGLIVLVPGSKTYIGLNSLIEGQDFVYADHIGQQTFLIFMSLVAGLIFANVALPPKKSL
- a CDS encoding glycosyltransferase, translated to MKKVLVIGYVWPEPNSSAAGTHMMSLLNAFRAQNWDVEFATPALPTEHMVDLADFGITSQSIALNCDSFDDYVKAYNPDLVMFDRFMMEEQFGWRVDKHCPNALKILDTEDLQCLRNARHEAHKGEREFNHSDLLSDIAKREIAAILRCDLSLIISSYEMELLNEVFKVEPSVLHHLPFMVDLSALPEQTKSYQQRQHFMTIGNFRHAPNWDAVLYLQKIWPLIRKQLPQAELHIYGSYPPPKATALNNPKTGFLIKGWADDAYEVMQSARICLAPLRFGAGIKGKLLEAMIMQTPSITTPIGSEGMHSTLPWPGVVTADVQAFADAAVSLYNNEAKFSEAQAAGGLLLNTLYDKVQLSAQLIEKIDSISSNLDAHRMKNFTGQMLKHHTMRSTQYMSQWIAEKNKK
- a CDS encoding prolyl oligopeptidase family serine peptidase, translating into MNAFRLLIALVGCIVLLPASYAEQGYQTPSPALATLVDAKLAPTSSLSSDGQWLALFERKRVVSLDELAKEEFKLAGIKLNPANFSRSRVSAKYSALELKHVESGTVVNVNNLPQGIIRSPRWSANSEYLAFIVEQPDNARLWVYSVKTKQAKQLNEFALNSVLTATPYQWLPDSTAIVANLAVNLDKPRLTNDTQSTVPVIQQSSGEKAPARTYQNLLTSPFDEAQFKFYGQGQLAYITLDGKAQPIGRAGLFKSFSISPDSTNILVATIDEPFSYQVPYSRFATTWQIWGMRGYALVELAKQPLADNIPQGYDSVRTGRRDFEWRADQGAEVIWAEAQDGGDMKTEVEHHDYLYSLRAPFKRDPKLFAKVERRFAGIQWGNDNIAMLSDWRFSDRQVRTYVIQPRNADSNRVLFSERSYNDAYKDPGSAIYERNDLGTRVIKVVGGRYIYLRGNGASEQGNIPFLDQYDVKTNSTKRVWQSAAPYYERVRALLDDEGKRIITIRESKTQQPNFFIRDLDKDSLTQLTQFEHPYPAFKGVTKEQLRYTRDDGVELSGTLYLPPGYDKTQGPLPVLMWAYPLEYKDKAVASQVRESEYEFTYIGYWGPMPYLAKGIAVFDDPKMPIVGVDGSEPNDHFRKQLVSSAKAAVDVLVEKGIADKDNIAIAGHSYGAFMVANLLAHSDLFKAGIARSGAYNRTLTPFGFQGEERDFWQAQSVYANMSPFFHAEKINEPMLMIHGQEDPNSGTFPMQSERMYAALKGLGKEARLVMLPYEAHGYRARKSLLHVLWEQEQWLDKYLLSDNVEPVDMEEQPIQ
- a CDS encoding LysE family translocator; amino-acid sequence: MIDVAALAVFVPTFFFVSITPGMCMTLAMTLGMSIGVRRTLWMMIGELLGVASVAVAAVLGVASVMLNYPSAFDILKWLGGAYLIYIGINMWRAKGKMSVDTHNATAVSRYSLFSQGFVTAIANPKGWAFMISLLPPFINVQYSVAPQLAVLVAIILLSEFICMMIYATGGKSLRLFLTKGNNIKWMNRIAGSLMVLVGVWLAIS
- a CDS encoding LysR family transcriptional regulator; the protein is MSDKLTKTLNIFVRTVQTGSMSKAAADLLMTTSAISQQIKQIELDVGLSLFNRSPRELTLTEAGELYYQSCLQMLAVATATSEQLQHLQNCPSGQLKLAAPVGFGGGLLSEPVKHLISQFSDIDVHLTLSDEPIDMIRTGIDLVLAIGPLEDSNLIARQLASWPLILCVHKNHALAQQPKITLDDLKAHNRIAHIAVDPALTHLTRGESTTLPKARIAINNMQTVIQFVLDELGYAILPEPEVRHFLATGELLEICTDWQLPHYDVFALTLARDTLAAKTKAAIKALNASFSAI